One part of the Pseudopipra pipra isolate bDixPip1 chromosome 3, bDixPip1.hap1, whole genome shotgun sequence genome encodes these proteins:
- the TBPL1 gene encoding TATA box-binding protein-like 1, whose translation MDADSDVALDILITNVVCVFRTRCHLNLRKIALEGANVIYKRDVGKVLMKLRKPRITATIWSSGKVICTGATSEEEAKFGARRLARSLQKLGFQVIFTDFKVVNVLAVCNMPFEIRLPEFTKNNRPHASYEPELHPAVCYRIKSLRATLQIFSTGSITVTGPNVKAVASAVEQIYPFVFESRK comes from the exons ATGGATGCAGACAGTGATGTTGCACTGGACATTTTAATCACAAACGTAGTGTGTGTTTTTAGAACAAGATGTCATTTAAACTTGAGGAAGATTGCATTAGAGGGAGCAAATGTGATATACAAGCGTGATGTTGGG aagGTTTTAATGAAGCTTCGGAAACCTAGGATTACGGCCACAATTTGGTCCTCAGGAAAAGTTATTTGCACAGGAGCCACAAG TGAAGAAGAAGCTAAATTTGGTGCCAGACGATTAGCTCGTAGTCTACAGAAATTAGGTTTTCAG gtaattttcacagattttaaaGTTGTGAATGTTTTAGCAGTGTGCAACATGCCCTTTGAGATCAGATTGCCAGAATTTACGAAGAATAACAGACCTCATGCAAG ttATGAACCAGAACTTCATCCTGCCGTGTGTTACAGAATAAAATCTCTCAGAGCTACCTTACAGATTTTTTCCACAGGCAGTATCACAGTTACAG GGCCAAACGTAAAGGCTGTTGCCAGTGCTGTGGAACAGATTTACCCATTCGTGTTTGAAAgcaggaaataa